One genomic window of Bartonella sp. JB63 includes the following:
- a CDS encoding L-threonylcarbamoyladenylate synthase, which produces MVILPLNSEAINQAVAILQQGKLVALPTETVYGLAGDATNGKAVASIFSTKGRPPFNPLIVHVSDIVMAERYVEIDLLSRRLMEAFWPGPLTMVLPLKAHHNIHPLTTAGLNTLAIRFPKGGFAEIIRHFGRPLAAPSANQSGKLSPTSATSVFTSLGTSVPLIIDGGDSKIGLESTIIKICDENVYILRPGGLIIEEIEKVAEKSVKRLDQQAVIEAPGMLRSHYAPDTSMRLNVKKVESGEALLAFGPKRIEGVENAIAVLNLSKSGRLEEAAFHLFQYIQQLDSLKVNCIAVEPIPFYGLGEAINDRLIRAAAPKGK; this is translated from the coding sequence ATGGTCATTCTACCACTTAATAGTGAGGCAATAAATCAAGCAGTTGCGATTCTTCAACAGGGGAAATTAGTAGCTCTGCCGACAGAAACTGTTTATGGATTAGCTGGTGATGCGACAAATGGAAAGGCAGTAGCTTCTATTTTTTCTACAAAAGGACGTCCACCATTTAATCCTCTTATTGTTCATGTAAGTGACATAGTTATGGCAGAACGTTACGTGGAAATTGATTTGCTTTCACGTCGATTAATGGAAGCATTTTGGCCAGGGCCCTTAACAATGGTTTTGCCATTAAAGGCTCACCATAATATTCATCCTTTAACAACTGCTGGTCTTAATACATTGGCTATTCGCTTTCCAAAAGGCGGTTTTGCAGAAATTATTAGACATTTTGGCCGTCCTTTAGCTGCGCCTAGTGCTAATCAATCAGGAAAATTGAGTCCTACTTCAGCTACATCTGTATTTACATCTTTAGGAACATCAGTTCCCTTAATTATTGATGGTGGGGATTCAAAAATAGGACTTGAATCAACGATTATTAAGATTTGTGATGAAAATGTCTATATATTGCGTCCAGGAGGATTAATTATTGAAGAAATTGAAAAAGTAGCAGAGAAGTCTGTAAAACGTTTAGATCAACAAGCTGTAATTGAAGCTCCAGGGATGTTAAGATCACATTATGCACCTGATACTTCTATGCGTTTAAATGTAAAAAAGGTGGAAAGCGGTGAAGCTCTTTTAGCATTTGGACCTAAACGTATTGAAGGTGTTGAAAATGCTATTGCTGTTTTAAATCTTAGTAAAAGTGGTCGACTAGAAGAAGCTGCATTCCATTTATTTCAATATATTCAGCAATTGGATTCACTTAAAGTAAACTGCATTGCAGTGGAACCTATCCCGTTTTATGGATTAGGGGAAGCTATTAATGATCGTTTAATACGTGCTGCAGCTCCAAAAGGGAAATAA
- a CDS encoding FAD-binding oxidoreductase — MEQDLIESFRRIVGSEHAITDQVLITPYLFENRRLFNGKTPLLLRPSSTKEVSLIMRLASQTCTPIVPQGGNTGLVGAQQPDDSGQSVILSMERLNKIRSLDLKGNVAVVEAGVVLQTLQKKADEMNRFFPLSLASEESCQIGGNLSSNAGGTGVLAYGNMRDLCLGLEVVLPDGRILDDLRFVKKDNSGYNLKDLFIGAEGTLGVITAAVLKLFPKPKGQEVALVGLDSPAKVVELLSLAQCYGGTLLTGFELMGKLSFQMALNYKMCIRSPFDHEHEWYVLINMSSLQSDNDALSALHVILEIALKNFIINDAIIAQSLKQQNFFWQLRESISSAQKLAGGSIKHDIALPIASIPDFIAESALIVKEMIQGARIVCFGHVGDGNLHYNITQPIGADTATFLKLRPKITHRIHCLAMQYQGTFSAEHGIGQLKREELRIFKSPVSLEIMQKIKKMFDPLGIMNPGKML; from the coding sequence ATGGAGCAAGATTTGATTGAGTCTTTTAGAAGAATTGTCGGTTCCGAGCATGCTATAACAGATCAGGTATTGATTACACCATATTTATTTGAAAATCGTCGACTTTTTAATGGAAAAACACCATTACTTTTACGGCCATCTTCTACAAAAGAGGTGTCATTGATTATGCGTTTGGCTAGTCAAACGTGTACGCCGATTGTTCCTCAAGGAGGAAATACTGGTCTTGTAGGTGCTCAGCAGCCGGATGATAGTGGTCAAAGTGTTATTTTATCTATGGAACGTTTGAACAAGATTCGATCATTGGATCTTAAGGGTAATGTTGCTGTAGTAGAGGCTGGAGTTGTTTTACAAACATTACAGAAAAAAGCTGATGAAATGAATCGTTTTTTTCCTCTTTCTTTGGCTTCTGAAGAATCTTGTCAGATAGGGGGAAACTTATCTTCTAATGCAGGAGGAACAGGGGTTTTAGCTTATGGTAATATGCGTGACCTTTGTCTTGGTTTAGAAGTTGTTTTACCTGATGGACGTATTTTGGATGATTTGCGATTTGTTAAGAAAGATAATAGTGGTTATAATCTGAAAGACCTTTTTATTGGTGCAGAAGGGACTTTAGGGGTTATTACCGCAGCAGTTTTGAAGCTTTTTCCAAAACCAAAAGGGCAAGAAGTTGCTCTTGTAGGTTTAGATAGTCCAGCGAAAGTTGTAGAGCTTTTGTCTCTTGCTCAATGCTACGGGGGAACATTGTTGACTGGCTTTGAGCTTATGGGAAAACTTAGTTTTCAAATGGCTTTAAATTATAAGATGTGTATCCGATCTCCTTTTGATCATGAGCATGAATGGTATGTGTTGATTAATATGTCATCATTACAGAGTGACAATGATGCATTATCAGCACTGCATGTTATTTTAGAAATAGCTTTAAAGAATTTTATTATTAATGATGCAATTATTGCACAATCATTAAAACAGCAAAATTTTTTTTGGCAATTGCGTGAAAGTATATCATCTGCACAGAAATTAGCAGGGGGATCTATTAAACATGATATTGCTCTACCTATTGCTTCCATTCCTGATTTTATTGCTGAGTCTGCTCTTATTGTTAAAGAAATGATTCAAGGTGCACGAATAGTTTGTTTTGGACATGTGGGTGATGGAAATCTTCATTATAATATTACGCAGCCAATTGGAGCGGATACTGCAACATTTTTAAAATTACGGCCGAAAATAACCCATCGTATTCATTGTTTAGCAATGCAATATCAAGGTACATTTTCTGCCGAACATGGAATTGGTCAACTTAAACGAGAAGAATTACGTATTTTTAAATCACCTGTTTCATTAGAAATTATGCAAAAGATTAAAAAAATGTTTGATCCTTTAGGGATTATGAATCCTGGAAAGATGTTATGA
- a CDS encoding hemin-degrading factor: MSYTAEMIIKLREEKKDMRNRDFANSIGISEAEFIAAYCTIGKAKRLKVDIPTLLENASKVETVMALTRNEYAVHEKTGCFEKIVLNKQIPMTFGEIDLRIFPKKWEFGFEYEMIVFGKPTKSLQFFDQYGTAIFKVYSKDMTNMKQWDALVEKLLHEDQSSALNILSTPAPIQYDTTNLDIEKFRNRWRKMTDVHQLHEITSEFNIGRHDAVKYAGNEFTDELSAEAIEIMLNKAVQQEIPIMCFVGNKGCIQIFSGQIKNIKQMGPWLNILDEKFHLHMLVSGVNKVWHVRKPINEGYISSLEVFSQNGEMIVQFFGMRKEGEKECENWRSLLNDLPLCQEIKVT, from the coding sequence ATGTCTTATACAGCTGAAATGATTATTAAACTGCGTGAAGAAAAAAAAGATATGCGTAATCGTGATTTTGCTAATTCAATTGGTATATCTGAAGCAGAATTCATCGCAGCTTATTGTACAATCGGTAAAGCAAAAAGACTAAAGGTTGATATTCCTACTCTTCTTGAAAATGCTTCTAAAGTTGAAACTGTTATGGCATTAACACGTAATGAATATGCCGTTCATGAAAAAACAGGATGTTTTGAAAAAATTGTTTTGAATAAACAGATACCTATGACATTTGGGGAAATTGATTTACGTATTTTCCCCAAAAAATGGGAATTTGGTTTTGAATATGAAATGATAGTTTTTGGAAAACCTACAAAAAGTCTACAATTTTTCGATCAATACGGTACTGCTATTTTTAAAGTCTATTCTAAAGACATGACAAATATGAAACAATGGGATGCACTTGTTGAAAAATTACTCCATGAAGATCAATCGTCTGCTCTCAACATTCTTTCTACTCCTGCACCTATACAATACGATACAACAAATTTGGATATTGAGAAATTTCGTAATCGTTGGAGAAAAATGACTGATGTTCATCAGCTCCATGAAATTACTTCGGAATTTAACATTGGTCGACATGATGCTGTAAAATACGCTGGAAACGAGTTTACTGATGAATTAAGTGCAGAAGCTATTGAAATTATGCTGAATAAAGCTGTTCAACAAGAAATACCAATTATGTGTTTTGTTGGTAATAAAGGCTGCATCCAAATTTTCAGTGGGCAAATTAAAAATATTAAACAAATGGGGCCCTGGCTCAATATTCTCGATGAAAAATTTCATTTACATATGCTTGTTTCTGGTGTTAACAAAGTATGGCATGTTCGCAAGCCTATAAACGAGGGTTACATTAGTTCTCTTGAAGTTTTTAGTCAAAATGGAGAAATGATTGTTCAATTCTTTGGCATGCGAAAAGAAGGTGAAAAAGAATGCGAAAATTGGCGTTCTCTATTAAATGATTTGCCTTTATGCCAAGAAATAAAAGTTACTTAA
- a CDS encoding DUF6101 family protein, with product MANQCFNQAKSVLEFRLDPCHLPQVTAYFTSKTGNQIVCSLNERGVFFKFSDSSSLSRFILAHHFRGIAARIVDILSGKKAITLELFHIDEEICVPLLVSRKLNNVFLDWRLWARIYNLPMLMIDEYNNIIKVQDRSVLHQFFHKVSPDSVQKRFLLRCNNSLGLHLVINNQIVLQ from the coding sequence ATGGCTAATCAATGCTTTAATCAGGCAAAATCGGTGCTTGAATTTCGATTAGATCCGTGCCATTTGCCACAAGTGACGGCATATTTCACATCAAAAACCGGTAATCAGATAGTTTGTTCGCTAAATGAGCGTGGTGTTTTTTTTAAATTTAGTGATTCTTCAAGTTTATCACGTTTTATTTTAGCTCACCATTTTAGAGGGATTGCAGCTCGTATAGTAGACATTCTGTCAGGTAAGAAAGCCATAACATTAGAGCTATTCCACATAGATGAGGAGATTTGTGTTCCACTTTTAGTTTCTAGAAAATTAAATAATGTTTTTCTGGATTGGCGATTATGGGCACGGATTTACAATCTTCCTATGCTTATGATTGATGAATATAATAACATTATCAAGGTTCAAGACCGTTCTGTTCTACATCAATTTTTTCACAAGGTATCACCTGATTCTGTACAGAAACGTTTTTTACTTCGTTGTAATAATTCATTAGGTTTACATTTGGTGATTAACAATCAGATCGTGCTACAGTGA
- a CDS encoding heme/hemin ABC transporter substrate-binding protein: MLPVLHKLSSLFLLCFLFFLTCFFRQVIAEPITSFRKNARIVSIGGALTETVYALGAQDQLIARDSTSIYPQDALKLPELGYMRNLSPEGILSLAPEGILLIEGSGPPSTIDVLKKTSIPIIIIPENFSRESVIEKIRLVGKALHREVQATELIEKLNRNFINNDTLLKKITNQKRVLFIFSVQNGGVMVSGTDTAADAMIKLSGGINAISDYKGYKLLNNEALLKSNPDFILFVNQSRHSTKIDTILAIPAIQATPAAKNHAIKQIDAMYFLGFGPRTADASKELINMLYGIE, from the coding sequence ATGTTACCTGTTTTACATAAACTATCAAGCCTTTTTCTTTTGTGTTTTTTGTTCTTCTTAACTTGTTTTTTTAGACAAGTAATTGCTGAACCTATAACAAGTTTCCGTAAAAATGCGCGAATTGTTTCCATTGGTGGAGCTCTTACAGAAACTGTTTATGCATTAGGGGCTCAAGATCAACTTATAGCCCGTGACAGTACAAGTATCTATCCACAAGATGCACTTAAACTTCCTGAACTTGGATATATGCGTAACCTTTCACCTGAAGGTATTTTATCTCTTGCTCCAGAAGGTATATTACTTATTGAAGGAAGCGGTCCTCCTTCAACAATTGATGTTCTCAAAAAAACATCAATACCTATTATAATTATACCAGAAAACTTTTCTCGTGAAAGTGTCATAGAAAAAATTCGCCTCGTAGGTAAAGCTTTGCATCGAGAAGTTCAAGCAACTGAACTGATTGAAAAATTGAATCGAAACTTTATAAATAATGATACGCTTTTAAAAAAAATAACTAACCAAAAACGCGTTCTTTTTATTTTTTCAGTACAAAATGGAGGCGTTATGGTATCTGGAACAGATACTGCAGCTGACGCTATGATAAAACTTTCGGGAGGTATAAATGCCATTTCTGATTATAAAGGATACAAACTTTTAAATAATGAAGCATTATTAAAATCGAATCCTGATTTCATCTTGTTTGTAAATCAAAGTAGACATTCAACTAAAATTGATACAATTTTAGCTATACCAGCAATTCAAGCAACACCTGCAGCTAAAAATCATGCCATTAAACAAATAGATGCAATGTATTTTTTAGGTTTTGGTCCACGCACCGCAGATGCATCAAAAGAGCTTATTAATATGCTTTATGGCATAGAATAA
- a CDS encoding TonB-dependent hemoglobin/transferrin/lactoferrin family receptor codes for MRIKRNVYKGYVILSILSVCMPSFVFAKNKDEDSIAKLKPIVIEKKIENPLNKATVLTDRETIQNIDKKQINDIRDISHLNPSINYSTDNNSFVIRGLNANRVLTTMDGIPLPWLNDGVRGIKGGSSAFAFNVLSTIDIVRGSDSSLHGSGALGGVIALRTLNPEELLTKEKNWGALTKGSYNSVDKSWHIDQAFAVRTSQTLLLFQGSRAEGHQRKNMGTVEGYGDKRTRENPADFDKNNLLFKVHQYLNDNHRFGFTAERFAHNKDTHSLNTSTKIFLPKSVYTEKHTYRKRFSIFYDYNGNGDAIFDAFHGQLYWQKQLNNHILNGYRIQAPKGDYLRDNFISNTGYGFNAHSFKKLDIGSVSHKLKFATSVFASKFHQYASGKDNCHLRGNERACVFLGTNKSDAPDTNSHGFGLAFENEFGFSNNSIRIIPGIRYDWYKHIPQKTPAFEKALGSRIMPKENRSSHFSPKMRIEWDANNQVLFYTQWAQAFRAPSFSELYLTFVRPSFYYMIGDPNLKPETSNGYDIGVQYKNMHFSSFFSVFTNEYKNFIDVIDKGPSQEFMYARKHYINRAHVRISGVETKTYFTLMNGFYSNVALSYVQGKDLDKDEYLDSIPAFKTVFGLGYEKELWGTNVVLTLAAKRDKVKGDYDYVKVPGYGVVDILGWWKPFGEKGPVIRAGIYNLLDQKYWNATDLPSPSPIPKRQPLPPKDYFSQPGRNFKISYVQKF; via the coding sequence ATGCGAATAAAACGAAATGTCTATAAAGGATATGTAATTTTATCTATCCTATCAGTTTGTATGCCTTCATTTGTTTTTGCAAAAAACAAGGATGAGGATTCTATAGCTAAGCTTAAACCAATTGTAATTGAAAAAAAAATAGAAAATCCTTTGAATAAAGCGACAGTTTTGACTGATCGTGAAACTATTCAAAATATTGATAAAAAACAAATAAATGATATTCGGGATATTAGTCATCTTAATCCATCTATAAACTATAGTACAGATAATAATAGCTTTGTAATTCGCGGTCTAAATGCTAATCGTGTTTTAACAACGATGGATGGTATTCCTCTTCCATGGCTTAATGATGGGGTACGTGGTATTAAAGGTGGAAGTTCCGCATTTGCTTTTAATGTGCTTTCTACAATTGATATTGTTCGTGGTTCAGATTCTAGTCTTCATGGTTCTGGTGCACTAGGCGGGGTTATTGCTTTACGTACTCTTAATCCTGAAGAACTCCTTACAAAAGAAAAAAATTGGGGTGCTCTTACAAAAGGGAGCTACAATTCTGTTGATAAAAGTTGGCACATAGATCAAGCTTTTGCTGTGCGTACGAGTCAGACCTTGTTGCTTTTTCAGGGTTCTCGTGCAGAAGGTCATCAACGTAAAAATATGGGTACAGTAGAGGGTTATGGAGATAAGCGCACACGAGAAAATCCTGCTGACTTTGATAAAAATAATTTGCTTTTTAAAGTTCATCAATATCTTAATGATAATCACCGGTTTGGCTTTACAGCAGAGCGTTTTGCCCACAACAAAGATACTCATTCATTAAATACTTCAACCAAAATATTTTTGCCAAAATCTGTTTACACTGAGAAACACACATATCGTAAACGTTTTTCCATTTTCTATGATTATAATGGCAATGGAGACGCTATTTTTGACGCATTTCATGGGCAATTGTATTGGCAAAAGCAATTAAATAATCACATCTTAAATGGATATCGTATACAAGCACCAAAAGGAGACTATTTAAGAGATAACTTTATAAGCAATACTGGTTATGGCTTTAACGCTCATAGTTTTAAAAAATTGGATATTGGTTCTGTAAGTCATAAGTTAAAGTTTGCTACAAGTGTTTTTGCTTCTAAATTTCATCAATATGCATCGGGTAAAGATAATTGTCATTTAAGAGGAAATGAACGTGCGTGTGTATTTCTAGGCACGAACAAATCGGACGCACCTGATACAAATAGCCATGGTTTTGGTTTGGCTTTCGAAAACGAATTTGGTTTTTCTAACAATAGTATTCGTATTATTCCTGGAATACGTTATGATTGGTATAAACATATCCCTCAAAAAACACCTGCTTTTGAAAAAGCATTAGGTTCCAGAATAATGCCTAAAGAAAATAGGAGCTCACATTTTTCTCCTAAAATGCGGATAGAATGGGATGCTAATAATCAAGTATTATTTTATACTCAATGGGCTCAAGCTTTTCGTGCGCCGAGTTTTTCAGAGCTTTATTTAACCTTTGTCAGACCTTCTTTTTATTATATGATTGGAGATCCTAATCTTAAACCAGAAACGAGTAATGGATATGATATTGGTGTGCAATACAAAAATATGCATTTTAGTAGTTTTTTCAGTGTTTTCACCAATGAATACAAGAACTTTATTGATGTCATAGATAAGGGGCCTTCACAAGAATTTATGTATGCGCGTAAACATTATATAAACCGTGCACATGTGCGTATTTCTGGTGTCGAAACAAAAACATATTTTACCTTGATGAATGGTTTTTACAGTAATGTTGCCCTTTCTTATGTACAAGGAAAAGATCTCGATAAAGATGAATATCTAGACTCAATTCCAGCTTTTAAAACAGTATTTGGATTAGGATATGAGAAAGAACTTTGGGGAACAAATGTTGTACTTACTTTAGCTGCTAAGCGTGATAAAGTGAAAGGAGATTATGATTACGTTAAAGTTCCAGGTTATGGTGTAGTTGATATATTGGGTTGGTGGAAACCTTTCGGTGAAAAAGGTCCAGTTATAAGAGCTGGTATTTATAACCTTTTAGATCAAAAGTACTGGAATGCAACTGATCTGCCTTCCCCTTCTCCTATACCTAAACGGCAACCACTACCACCAAAGGATTATTTCAGTCAGCCTGGTCGTAATTTTAAGATATCGTATGTGCAAAAATTTTAA
- a CDS encoding ribonuclease HII, protein MFNVSCKPNFSYELDLQKKGFFYIAGVDEVGRGPLAGPVVATAVILDKDHIPEGLNDSKKLSSQQRNRLYYEILQNALAISVASLCARTIDKSNIRKATLEAMKRCVTGLAISAHCALIDGHDVPPNLPCPAIALTKGDQSSVSIAAASIIAKVIRDRMMQYAGQVYQNYGLEKHVGYGTVAHRAAINKYGPIVRLHRYSFSPLKERYKDSI, encoded by the coding sequence ATGTTTAATGTGTCATGTAAGCCAAATTTTTCATATGAATTGGATTTGCAAAAAAAAGGGTTCTTTTATATAGCAGGTGTTGATGAAGTTGGGCGTGGACCTTTAGCTGGCCCCGTAGTAGCGACAGCAGTTATTTTAGATAAAGACCATATCCCTGAAGGTCTGAATGATTCAAAGAAACTCTCTAGTCAACAGCGTAATAGGCTTTATTATGAAATTTTGCAAAATGCATTGGCAATTTCGGTTGCTAGTCTTTGTGCTAGAACGATTGATAAGTCTAATATTAGAAAAGCGACTTTGGAAGCAATGAAGCGTTGTGTTACAGGGCTTGCCATTTCAGCACATTGTGCGTTGATTGATGGGCATGATGTTCCTCCTAATTTGCCTTGTCCTGCAATTGCTTTGACTAAAGGTGATCAGTCTTCGGTTTCAATTGCAGCGGCGTCTATTATTGCTAAGGTGATACGTGACAGGATGATGCAATACGCTGGACAAGTTTATCAAAATTATGGTTTAGAGAAACATGTAGGTTATGGGACGGTAGCACATCGTGCAGCTATCAATAAGTATGGACCTATTGTAAGATTACATCGTTATAGTTTTTCTCCTCTTAAAGAACGCTATAAGGATAGTATTTGA
- a CDS encoding FecCD family ABC transporter permease: MNRRKIALLSLIVILIFSIFSGLFSGASNASLINLINVILTQDFSVSSKTYDYLILIDIRLPRIILSSLVGAALAVSGVLMQGLFRNPLADPGIVGVSAGASLGAVLIIVIGISFPPFFIPFLESYKIVIGAFLGGLLSTMVLYVIATRNSFTSIATMLLAGIALSAFSSAIVGSLIFTANDQQLRDITFWNLGSLSGATWLKVGLILPVVWIGLLFSPFLSRALNALALGEAVAQHIGFHIQRIKNIAVLLVALMCGGAVAVSGGIGFIGIVVPHILRLLIGPDHRYLIPCSALLGAALLTFSDTFARCIITPAELPIGIVTALFGAPFFLWILIYQRGINFS; this comes from the coding sequence ATGAATCGAAGAAAAATTGCATTATTAAGTTTAATAGTAATCCTTATCTTCAGTATTTTTAGCGGTCTATTCAGTGGTGCATCAAATGCTTCTCTCATTAATCTCATTAATGTAATTCTTACACAAGATTTTTCAGTAAGTAGTAAGACATATGACTATCTTATACTTATTGATATAAGATTACCCCGTATTATCTTAAGTTCATTGGTTGGTGCAGCTCTTGCTGTTTCTGGCGTTCTTATGCAGGGCCTCTTTCGCAATCCTCTTGCAGATCCTGGAATCGTTGGTGTATCAGCAGGTGCGAGTCTCGGAGCTGTATTAATCATTGTTATTGGTATTTCCTTCCCACCTTTTTTTATTCCTTTTCTGGAATCTTACAAAATTGTTATAGGTGCGTTTCTTGGTGGTCTTTTATCAACAATGGTTCTCTATGTAATAGCGACACGAAACAGTTTTACCTCTATTGCAACGATGCTTCTTGCAGGTATTGCTCTCAGTGCTTTCAGTAGCGCTATTGTTGGAAGTCTAATTTTTACTGCTAATGATCAACAATTACGTGATATCACCTTTTGGAATCTTGGTTCTCTTTCGGGTGCTACATGGTTAAAAGTTGGTCTTATCTTACCTGTTGTTTGGATTGGTTTGCTTTTTTCTCCCTTTTTATCACGTGCGCTTAATGCACTGGCACTCGGAGAAGCTGTCGCTCAACATATTGGATTTCATATTCAACGAATTAAAAATATTGCTGTCTTACTTGTTGCTCTCATGTGTGGAGGAGCAGTTGCTGTCAGTGGTGGTATTGGTTTTATTGGTATTGTTGTTCCACATATTTTACGTCTGCTTATTGGTCCTGACCACCGCTATCTCATTCCCTGTTCTGCTCTCTTAGGAGCAGCATTACTGACTTTTTCTGACACCTTTGCGCGTTGTATTATTACCCCAGCAGAATTGCCCATTGGAATTGTCACAGCACTTTTTGGTGCGCCTTTTTTTCTTTGGATCCTTATATACCAACGAGGGATAAATTTTTCATGA
- a CDS encoding energy transducer TonB family protein, with product MKSANIWRISALWIGAFWGALALHIGIGAQLYFKSTHMNDIVFTPMVMLIVAPEIIHPDVNTNSEILEFGVLKQEETSKSELSKVHPAEYQIAEKPQSIVEKSNFKVLKPLEKSSPSKMNREVFMQKRLSTLNVAAKKIIKKTHSFTASKDNNTAAFDGALSKQWLAKVQARLEKQKNYIVGQRISSVQGVVQLEFKVREQGDIFASRIMISSGNQELDWLAMMALKRVEIFPPPPREMVNKTIRVSLIFS from the coding sequence ATGAAGAGTGCAAATATTTGGCGGATATCAGCTCTTTGGATAGGTGCTTTTTGGGGTGCTCTTGCTTTGCATATTGGAATAGGAGCGCAACTTTATTTTAAAAGTACTCATATGAATGATATTGTATTTACACCGATGGTTATGCTGATTGTTGCACCAGAAATTATACATCCTGATGTCAATACAAATTCTGAAATATTAGAGTTTGGTGTTTTGAAGCAAGAAGAAACATCAAAGTCGGAGCTTAGTAAAGTTCATCCAGCAGAATATCAGATTGCCGAAAAGCCTCAATCTATCGTAGAAAAAAGTAATTTTAAAGTGCTGAAACCTTTAGAGAAATCTTCTCCATCAAAAATGAATCGTGAAGTTTTTATGCAGAAACGATTATCAACATTAAATGTTGCAGCAAAGAAAATTATAAAAAAGACACACTCATTTACTGCGAGTAAGGATAATAATACAGCAGCGTTTGATGGTGCATTATCAAAACAGTGGTTAGCAAAGGTACAAGCCCGACTAGAAAAACAAAAAAATTATATTGTGGGACAGCGTATTAGTAGTGTACAGGGAGTTGTGCAGTTAGAATTTAAAGTACGCGAACAAGGTGACATTTTTGCGAGCCGTATTATGATTTCTTCTGGTAATCAGGAGCTCGATTGGTTGGCTATGATGGCACTTAAACGTGTTGAAATTTTTCCTCCACCACCACGTGAAATGGTGAATAAAACTATCAGAGTATCCTTGATCTTTAGCTAA
- a CDS encoding YcxB family protein, giving the protein MIEGQNWPHYWGKSFIKTACIYAAIICVIWALNYYVLVTHKAHRLVKNNQQIGLKQIWQWDDHAIAIRNSYIQGTYSFRLFYDWCEYPNFIALYISEEKFNILPKAIMTKEQLADLRTILSREVTSPKTKTQKI; this is encoded by the coding sequence ATGATTGAAGGCCAAAATTGGCCGCATTATTGGGGAAAATCTTTTATTAAAACGGCTTGCATTTATGCTGCAATTATTTGTGTTATTTGGGCATTGAATTATTATGTTTTAGTGACGCATAAAGCCCATCGATTGGTGAAAAATAATCAACAAATAGGCCTTAAACAAATATGGCAATGGGATGATCATGCGATTGCGATTCGAAATTCTTATATACAGGGTACTTATTCTTTCCGTCTGTTTTATGATTGGTGTGAGTACCCAAATTTTATAGCACTTTACATTTCAGAGGAAAAATTCAATATTCTTCCTAAAGCTATTATGACTAAGGAACAGTTAGCTGACTTACGCACTATTCTATCACGTGAAGTTACGAGTCCTAAAACAAAGACTCAAAAAATCTAA